A region from the Mycolicibacterium phlei genome encodes:
- a CDS encoding winged helix-turn-helix transcriptional regulator, whose product MLDVLGDEWTLLVMQQSLLGATRFGEFKSRLPISNSVLTARLRTLTDEGLLQRREYHTAPSRFEYVATTRGSSLWPVLVSIWEWERRWVPEHATALPAMRHRDCGADFAPVVTCRTCGEVVRSEEVLPQWGPSGSWQRSVPSTSTRRRSESAAAGLFPQTMSVMGNRWGFALLVAAFVGMTRFTDFQRQLGAPPGSIADRLSIFVGNGVLVDDGGRYRLTEKGRALFPILLTALQWAQRWYPSPEGPAVVLTHVGPGHRFDTVLTCDQCRRPLRGTAVSVG is encoded by the coding sequence ATGCTCGACGTGCTGGGCGACGAGTGGACGCTGCTGGTCATGCAACAGTCGCTGCTGGGGGCGACCCGGTTCGGCGAGTTCAAGTCACGGCTGCCGATCTCGAACTCGGTGCTGACCGCCCGGCTGCGCACCCTGACCGACGAGGGGCTGCTGCAGCGGCGTGAATACCACACCGCGCCTTCGCGGTTCGAGTACGTCGCCACCACGCGCGGCAGCAGCCTGTGGCCGGTGCTGGTGTCGATCTGGGAGTGGGAGCGGCGGTGGGTGCCCGAGCACGCCACCGCGTTGCCCGCCATGCGGCACCGCGACTGCGGCGCCGACTTCGCGCCGGTGGTGACGTGCCGCACCTGCGGTGAGGTGGTGCGCAGCGAGGAGGTCCTGCCGCAGTGGGGGCCCAGCGGGTCGTGGCAGCGGTCGGTGCCGTCGACGTCGACCCGCCGGCGCTCGGAATCCGCTGCGGCGGGCCTGTTCCCGCAGACCATGAGCGTGATGGGCAACCGCTGGGGGTTCGCACTGCTGGTGGCCGCGTTCGTCGGCATGACCCGGTTCACCGACTTCCAGCGCCAGTTGGGCGCCCCGCCCGGGTCGATCGCCGACCGGCTGTCGATCTTCGTCGGCAACGGGGTGCTCGTCGACGACGGCGGTCGCTACCGGTTGACCGAGAAGGGCCGCGCGCTGTTCCCGATCCTGCTGACCGCGCTGCAGTGGGCGCAGCGGTGGTATCCGTCCCCGGAGGGGCCCGCGGTGGTGCTCACCCACGTCGGCCCCGGGCACCGCTTCGACACCGTGCTGACCTGTGACCAGTGCCGGCGGCCGCTGCGCGGGACGGCCGTCTCGGTGGGCTGA
- a CDS encoding RNA-binding S4 domain-containing protein gives MMERVDSTRVDRWLWSVRLAKTRPDAAEACRGGHVRVNGRPAKPATMVSPGDEVRARVGHTTRIVEVVRVIHKRVGAADAATCYLDRTPKPELADTIAVAVRERGAGRPTKKDRRMLEKLRTGRIR, from the coding sequence ATGATGGAACGCGTGGATTCGACCCGCGTGGACCGGTGGTTGTGGTCGGTGCGGCTGGCCAAGACGCGGCCCGACGCCGCCGAGGCGTGCCGCGGCGGGCACGTGCGGGTCAACGGTCGGCCCGCCAAACCGGCGACCATGGTCTCGCCCGGTGACGAGGTGCGGGCCCGGGTCGGGCACACCACCCGGATCGTCGAGGTGGTGCGGGTGATCCACAAGCGGGTGGGCGCCGCCGACGCCGCGACCTGCTACCTGGACCGCACCCCGAAACCCGAGCTCGCCGACACCATCGCCGTCGCGGTGCGGGAGCGCGGCGCCGGCCGGCCCACCAAGAAGGACCGCCGCATGCTGGAGAAGCTGCGGACAGGCCGGATCCGCTGA
- a CDS encoding aldehyde dehydrogenase family protein — protein sequence MREYLKHYIDGTWVDPVKPAALDVDNPATEEVTGRIALGSAEDVDVAVTAARRAFDTWSQSTVQERLELLGAIMTEYNKRTGDLAEAVTEEMGAPPSLAAGPQVNLGIGHLATAIDVLKNFSFEEQHGSTLVSKEPIGVCGLITPWNWPINQIACKVFPALATGNTMVLKPSEVAPYSAQIFTEILDAAGVPAGVYNLVYGDGPGVGVPLSSHPGIDMVSFTGSTRAGIEVARNAAPTVKRVTQELGGKSPNIVLDDEDFAKSVTAGVSVMMMNSGQSCNAPSRMLVPNSRMDEAIEVARQTASAVKVGDPDDTTAIGPVASKAQFDKIQGLLQKGIDEGATVVVGGPGRPDGIEKGYYVRPTVFANVTNDMTIAREEIFGPVLCILGYDDLDQALEIANDTDYGLAGYVSGADLEKARAVARRIRAGSIAINHGFDMNAPFGGYKRSGNGREWGAFGFEEYLEVKATLNYAPEAATG from the coding sequence ATGCGTGAGTATCTGAAGCATTACATCGACGGCACGTGGGTCGACCCGGTCAAGCCCGCCGCCCTCGACGTCGACAACCCCGCCACCGAGGAGGTCACCGGCCGGATCGCGCTGGGCTCCGCCGAGGACGTCGACGTGGCGGTCACCGCGGCGCGGCGCGCGTTCGACACCTGGTCGCAGTCGACGGTGCAGGAGCGCCTCGAACTGCTCGGCGCGATCATGACCGAGTACAACAAGCGCACCGGTGACCTGGCCGAGGCCGTCACCGAGGAGATGGGCGCGCCGCCGTCGCTGGCGGCCGGGCCGCAGGTCAACCTCGGCATCGGGCATCTGGCCACCGCCATCGACGTGCTGAAGAACTTCTCCTTCGAGGAACAGCACGGCAGCACGCTGGTGAGCAAGGAGCCGATCGGGGTGTGCGGGCTGATCACCCCGTGGAACTGGCCGATCAACCAGATCGCCTGCAAGGTGTTTCCGGCGCTGGCCACCGGCAACACGATGGTGCTCAAGCCGTCGGAGGTGGCGCCGTACTCCGCGCAGATCTTCACCGAGATCCTCGACGCCGCAGGCGTTCCCGCGGGCGTGTACAACCTCGTCTACGGCGACGGCCCGGGTGTGGGCGTGCCGCTGTCGAGCCATCCCGGCATCGACATGGTGTCGTTCACCGGCTCGACCCGCGCGGGCATCGAGGTGGCCCGCAACGCCGCGCCGACGGTCAAGCGGGTGACCCAGGAGTTGGGTGGCAAGAGCCCGAACATCGTGCTCGACGACGAGGACTTCGCCAAGAGCGTCACCGCGGGTGTCAGCGTGATGATGATGAACAGCGGGCAGAGCTGCAACGCCCCGTCGCGCATGCTGGTGCCGAACTCGCGGATGGACGAGGCGATCGAGGTGGCCCGGCAGACCGCGAGCGCGGTCAAGGTCGGCGATCCCGACGACACGACCGCGATCGGCCCGGTGGCGTCCAAGGCGCAGTTCGACAAGATCCAGGGCCTGCTCCAGAAGGGCATCGACGAGGGCGCCACGGTCGTCGTCGGCGGCCCGGGCCGGCCCGACGGGATCGAGAAGGGCTACTACGTGCGCCCGACGGTGTTCGCCAACGTCACCAACGACATGACGATCGCCCGCGAGGAGATCTTCGGGCCGGTGCTGTGCATCCTCGGCTACGACGACCTCGACCAGGCGCTGGAGATCGCCAACGACACGGATTACGGTCTGGCGGGCTATGTTTCGGGTGCCGACCTGGAGAAGGCGCGCGCCGTCGCCCGCCGCATCCGGGCCGGGTCGATCGCGATCAACCACGGCTTCGACATGAACGCCCCGTTCGGCGGATACAAGCGCAGCGGCAACGGCCGCGAGTGGGGCGCGTTCGGGTTCGAGGAGTACCTCGAGGTCAAGGCCACCCTGAACTACGCACCGGAGGCCGCCACCGGCTAG
- a CDS encoding GNAT family N-acetyltransferase: protein MSGFVEPVELTGQRWVRLEPLRREHLPEIAAAAADGELGRLWFTAAPGPDEVTAWVDGRLAAQAPDRGLTFVVRRLDGTLVGSSSYMNVDAKNRRLEIGNTWYVASARRSGVNAETKLLMLGHAFDQLGCIAVEFRTHFMNLTSRAAIERLGAKQDGILRSHQLMADGSRRDTVVYSILDVEWPAVRNNLRYRLDRYA from the coding sequence GTGAGCGGGTTCGTCGAACCGGTCGAGCTGACCGGGCAGCGCTGGGTGCGGCTGGAACCGCTGCGCCGCGAACATCTTCCAGAGATCGCGGCCGCCGCGGCCGACGGCGAGCTGGGCCGGCTGTGGTTCACCGCCGCCCCCGGACCCGACGAGGTGACGGCGTGGGTCGACGGGCGGCTGGCCGCCCAGGCTCCCGACCGCGGGTTGACCTTCGTGGTGCGACGGCTCGACGGCACGCTGGTCGGCTCGTCGAGCTACATGAACGTCGACGCGAAGAACCGCCGGCTGGAGATCGGGAACACCTGGTACGTCGCGTCGGCGCGGCGCAGCGGGGTCAACGCCGAGACCAAGCTGCTGATGCTCGGCCACGCGTTCGACCAATTGGGTTGTATCGCGGTGGAATTCCGCACCCACTTCATGAACCTCACCAGCCGGGCGGCGATCGAGCGGCTGGGCGCCAAACAGGACGGGATCCTGCGCAGCCACCAGCTGATGGCCGACGGGTCGCGCCGCGACACCGTGGTGTACTCGATCCTCGATGTGGAGTGGCCGGCGGTGCGCAACAACCTGCGCTACCGGCTGGACCGGTACGCGTGA
- a CDS encoding 3-keto-5-aminohexanoate cleavage protein: MPYVKACINGARTPDQHPALPVTPEQLAAAAVAAHEAGAQAVHMHPKTAEGVDSLQPEIVDAAVAAVRQALPGLPLGVTTGYWALPDATERLRAVERWSVLPDFASVNWHEPGSEELAKLLLDRGLGVEVGIFHAEAAESWARSDVAGHCMRVMIELQAHEDVDTADDLLTRVRAAGSPAPVLLHGLDESCWPLLRHAGLRNVQTRIGMEDTLLLPDGSTAPDNAALVTAALQELTR; this comes from the coding sequence ATGCCCTATGTGAAGGCCTGCATCAACGGAGCCCGCACCCCCGACCAGCACCCGGCTCTTCCGGTGACCCCCGAGCAGTTGGCGGCCGCCGCCGTCGCCGCGCACGAGGCCGGTGCCCAGGCCGTGCACATGCACCCGAAGACCGCCGAGGGCGTCGACTCGCTGCAGCCGGAGATCGTCGACGCCGCCGTCGCCGCCGTCCGCCAGGCGCTGCCCGGGCTGCCGCTCGGGGTGACCACCGGCTACTGGGCGCTGCCCGACGCGACCGAGCGGCTGCGCGCTGTCGAACGCTGGAGCGTGCTGCCCGACTTCGCGTCGGTCAACTGGCATGAACCCGGCTCTGAGGAGCTGGCCAAGCTGCTGCTCGATCGCGGTCTCGGCGTCGAGGTCGGCATCTTCCACGCCGAGGCCGCCGAATCGTGGGCGCGCTCGGACGTGGCCGGGCACTGCATGCGGGTGATGATCGAGCTGCAGGCGCACGAGGACGTCGACACCGCCGACGACCTGCTCACCCGCGTGCGCGCCGCCGGCTCCCCGGCACCGGTCCTGCTGCACGGTCTCGACGAGAGCTGCTGGCCGCTGCTGCGGCACGCCGGCCTGCGCAACGTGCAGACCCGCATCGGGATGGAGGACACGCTGCTGCTGCCGGACGGGTCGACGGCGCCGGACAACGCGGCGCTGGTGACCGCCGCGCTGCAGGAGCTCACTCGGTAG
- a CDS encoding cupin domain-containing protein, whose amino-acid sequence MTELPEWARRLDLSPHPEGGWFRETWRSDLTVPQSALPPDYSGPRSAGTAILFLLMPGQQSAWHTVRSAELWLYHSGSPLILEIGAEQHTATEHLLGADILAGQQPQILVPPGHWQRARPRDDEPTLVSCVVVPGFDFADFALAAPTE is encoded by the coding sequence ATGACCGAACTTCCAGAATGGGCGCGCCGGCTGGACCTGTCCCCGCATCCGGAGGGCGGCTGGTTCCGGGAGACCTGGCGCAGTGACCTCACCGTGCCGCAGTCCGCGCTGCCGCCGGACTACTCCGGGCCGCGCAGCGCAGGCACCGCGATCCTGTTCCTGCTCATGCCGGGCCAGCAGTCGGCCTGGCACACCGTGCGCAGCGCGGAGCTGTGGCTGTACCACTCGGGCAGCCCGCTGATCCTCGAGATCGGCGCCGAACAGCACACGGCCACAGAGCACCTCCTCGGCGCCGACATCCTGGCCGGCCAGCAGCCGCAGATCCTGGTGCCGCCGGGGCACTGGCAGCGGGCACGGCCCCGCGACGACGAGCCGACCCTGGTCAGCTGCGTGGTGGTGCCGGGCTTCGACTTCGCCGACTTCGCGCTGGCGGCACCTACCGAGTGA
- a CDS encoding Hsp20/alpha crystallin family protein, with protein MLRFDPFSELDALARGLLMTQTGSNRSPRFMPMDLCKVDDHYLLTADLPGVDPGSVDVSVDNGMLTISAHRTARSDDDGVQWLANERFFGTYRRQLALGEGIDASRISATYENGVLSVTIPLSERAKPRKIEVAIGGGQEQKSIEATTVDAG; from the coding sequence GTGCTCCGCTTTGATCCGTTCAGCGAACTCGATGCACTCGCCCGAGGGTTGCTCATGACCCAGACCGGATCAAACCGCTCCCCTCGGTTCATGCCGATGGATTTGTGCAAGGTCGACGACCACTACCTGTTGACCGCTGACCTGCCCGGTGTCGACCCCGGTTCGGTGGACGTCAGCGTGGACAACGGGATGCTGACCATCTCCGCTCACCGCACCGCCCGTTCCGATGACGACGGTGTGCAGTGGCTGGCCAACGAGCGCTTCTTCGGCACCTACCGCCGCCAGCTCGCACTCGGCGAAGGCATTGACGCGTCGAGGATTTCGGCCACCTACGAGAACGGCGTGCTGTCGGTGACGATCCCGCTGTCCGAACGCGCCAAGCCGCGCAAGATCGAGGTCGCCATCGGCGGCGGCCAGGAGCAGAAGTCCATCGAGGCCACCACCGTCGACGCCGGGTGA
- a CDS encoding short chain dehydrogenase, protein MQQEPARIVLVTDGTSGIGAEVAQHLADADTHVVRAGSTVEASAMIDSIHSRFGRLDSLILTAGSDVSQGLDRDADRRLALRALPVMPEGGRIVFATTHQAHFFPTKAVPKGYAAVAASMRANETALYTMRPEFHRAGVHFTVVSGDLHDTNFPAAVVNAVNTDNPTGMVYVGSANFLMTA, encoded by the coding sequence ATGCAGCAGGAACCGGCACGAATCGTCCTGGTCACCGACGGAACGTCGGGCATCGGCGCCGAAGTCGCGCAGCACCTCGCCGACGCCGACACGCACGTCGTGCGGGCCGGCTCCACGGTCGAGGCCTCCGCGATGATCGACAGCATCCACAGCCGCTTCGGGCGCCTGGACTCGTTGATCCTGACCGCGGGCAGCGACGTGTCCCAGGGTCTCGACCGCGACGCCGACCGGCGGCTCGCGCTGCGCGCCCTGCCGGTGATGCCCGAGGGTGGCCGCATCGTGTTCGCCACCACCCATCAGGCGCACTTCTTCCCGACCAAGGCCGTCCCGAAGGGCTACGCCGCCGTCGCGGCCAGCATGCGGGCCAACGAGACCGCCCTGTACACCATGCGCCCGGAGTTCCACCGGGCCGGCGTCCACTTCACCGTGGTGTCCGGCGACCTGCACGACACGAACTTCCCGGCGGCGGTGGTCAACGCGGTCAACACCGACAACCCGACCGGAATGGTCTACGTCGGGAGCGCCAACTTTCTTATGACGGCCTGA